In Cryptococcus neoformans var. neoformans B-3501A chromosome 3, whole genome shotgun sequence, the DNA window AAGCCCATACAGACAAAAATGATCGTAAGGAGTACAAACCCCATCAGTTGGATAGGTTTTCGACCCCATGAATCGATAAATGCCATGGAGAAATAGTATCCAGGCTTCAGTCCTGTCAGCTACGCACCTCACCAGACGCGTTGAACTCACAATTAGTCCTCCAACAGCCAAAATAATATTACCGACAGCAACATTGTATAATGTTTGATAGATGTTTTCTTGTTTGGTTGGAAGGTCGGTAGAAGAACCGAAGCCGATGGTTGACAAAATAGTTGATGAGTTTAGTCCTAGTCGAATGAATTTCATTAGCAAAGCATAGTGCAGGAAGCTGCCACCTTACCTAGACCATAAAACGCAATGTCCAAGGCGAACCATGACCAAGAAGTGCCAAGTAAAACTTTGCCGTTCTGCCACTGCCCGAAATGACGAGCGAAATCAGACCATGAAGCCTTAGGGACCTCGGCGCGATCATTGATTTGTACTGGGTCTGCAATGTATTGACCGGTAGTGATGTACGCATCGACATCTTGAGAAGCCTGTTTGATGTTTCGCTCAACATCCATTGTGTAGCGAGGAGTTTCGGGAATAGTCAATCGGAAGTAGAGAGCTATAACGGCGGGAACACACCCGATACCTATGATGAGACGCCACGCTTGGTCGACGGATTTCAAGTCATCAAGAGGCTGAGAATGGATAGAGTCCTTATAAGCAGCGACGACAATCACTGCGACAATAGCGCAAGTGACTAGGAAAGTTATTAGCGATGAAAAAGACTGGACAGAGCGATTGTGCTCACAGTTTCCCCAACCTTGAGCTGAGAAAACAGCAGccatcatccttcctcGAATCTTACGGGCTGCGAATTCGGAGGTGATGACAGAAGAAACCGGATAGTCACCTCCAATCCCAATACCTGAGCAGAAGTTAGCAAAGATTGGGTGAGGACTATTGCGGCCGGACTCACCCATGATAAAACGCCACATAATCAAAACACCATAAATATTAACGCCTGGAGCATGGCCGGCGACCGCCTGACCGAGAGTACcaatgatgataatgatCTAAAATTGGAAGGTAAGACTCCTGCTGCAAGATGGGCGCACACGACCTTACCAATTCAACACCGTACATCCTTTTCCTACCAATGTGATCGGCGAGATAACCAAAGAGGAGCTGACCGAAGAAAGTGCCAATAGAATGGGCAACTTTGATACCCAAATCCTGATTACTGGTGTTGGAACCACCGTTGTGGTAAACGTAACCAATCATGGTGGCGGCGATAGAAATGGAAAATATATCATAAGCGTCTGTGAAAAATCCGACGCCTAATGAGAGATTAGCAAAGAAAGACCGCGCGAGGGTTCAAGAAAACTCACCAGCAACTATACAGGCTTTAGCGTGAAACCAGGAGAAACTGGCTTCATCAATTTCCGCAAGAGCAGCACGTCGTCTTTCACCGGCAGACATTGGGACGTTGGCGTGAGCTTTTTCAACCTCGAACTGGCTCGACATAGTTTATGTGGACCAGTTGGTTCTTCGTGGAGAGAGCTTTTGAGATTAGAGGGATATGGAGgactctttttcttcattaTATTAGCAGCTGGTTAAGTACTTTTCGTGCTCCAAGCATAGGAACACGGAATGTTCGCTGAGCATAGTCGTCTAACGTCTAATAAAAAATCAATACTTTATAGCACGTTCTTGGCATTGCTACTCACTCGTCTTGGGACTGAGGGAGTAGATTTATCTTGTGCCGGTCATATCATTCCAAATAACCGGTAGAATGggtgggaaagatgaatCTAATTTAGATATGAACGTGTGGTCTGGCGAACCAAAACGGCCCAATCACGAGCGTGTATTTGATCGCAAGACCTGTCGTACACGAACATCGATTAGGCAGCAGGCAATATACATATCGGACAAAATCGCAAAAATAAGGCACGTAGATACAGGGAAAAGTGTCAACATCAGAACGAGTGAGAAGATTGACAACAAGAAGACGGAACACAGCAAAAGTCAATCGCACGTTCGTGGCCTGTGGTTTTGATCCATCTCTTTACTATTACGTAACTTGATATCTTGGTCAACGCTGCTGCCTGCTGGGGGATCATTCATGTTCGTTGTGCCATTCACACTTGGCGTAAACCATAATAGCCACGTGGTGATCGTTATCTTGAAATGGGCTATTTAAAGAAGCACAAGCATCCTGTAAGAAGGGCATGATATTACTAGTTCCTCCATGCGCATGATTGATGGTCGAAAATGGCCAAAATCCTTGCAACAAAAATTACCCCTCCCTCCAGTCAAAGCTTCGTTACAATTTGCAACAAGGAACCTTCTCCGACCTTCGGGCATCGTCGGAGATCAGGGGCCACTCCGTCGAGGGGCTTATGTTGAGCGCCACCGAGGATTTCGCTTAGTGTAGTATGGGCACGAGTGTTGGTGGTGCTGGTTGAAGTCTGGTATATTTTCTTCTGGGATAGACGATGCGTGATAACCTCGATATGGCGAGTGCTGCTATTTGGTTCAAGGGGGTCGTAAAGCTCGAGGAATGTCACCGCCAGAGAAGGGAGCATTGGGGGCGCCTGCTGGCGGTTGATGGACTGCTGGTTAGGAGGGACAGGCAGTTAAAGTTCGGCCTCGAGGCCGGTTTTAACGGGTGATGATCTCCGGGGGGTTTAGGTACAGCTGCTGGAGATGCAGATGGTAATCATTGGGATAAGTGCTTTTCAGAGGCATAAAGTCAGCAAAAGCATTTTGTGATATTTAGAaggtcaagaagatggcCGCGGCATGAGGAAATGAAACGTTCAATAATGGATGCAGCCAggattgggaagatcagATCCATCATGTAAGAAGGACGAAGTTCTCGCTCAACCCATCACTTGTATGATGCGTCGAGTGTATCTTTATCTTTATATATTAATATTCCCCGTGTCACCTTTGAAAATTTCCTCACTTTTCGCCTCCGTTCTCATCCATGACCCCCACAACCCCCCATTCAACTGCCACCGTTACGTAGACGAAAATCGTCTCTACATGTCTATACCCTTTTCAGATGTACATGCATTGAACCATGGACATGAAAAACGTCGCCAAAAAAATCGTGACCGTGCCTGATTCGTGCCTGAAGGCATGGATTCGTTCGTGGCCGCCATATGCACGGCGGACCGCCGTTTCATTCCTCGGTCGTCGTTCGTGAAAGAACCGTCCAGTTTCTAGATAGAACTTTCTtatgtttcttcttctgttatACGTATTTTCTCATGCCACGGCTTCCTGGACCTTCTACTGCACTATAAACGGCTTTAACTGCCTTTATTCCTATAAAACGCACCTATCCCGACGGCTCCTCTTTCTATCCCCTGTTCCTAAACACCCAGGAGAcccgccttctccaactgTCCATCCTCAGTCACACCCAATCAACCGCCACCGTCCTCCAATGGTCCTCTCCCTGGCGGTGATGTTCCTCCCAGACTTACGGCCCCTCGAaccaaacaacaaacagcaATCGCCATAACTTGGCTGCCTGTGCCCAAAATATCATGCTAGATTTTGGATCTGATGGCGCGACTGGAAGTGGCCCGGCGAAGCTCTCTAGCTGCTAACCCTACAATACATGCTGTGCCAATGAAACTGTACAGCTACCTCTGCCTACAGATCCTGAACCTGAACCCTACGAGCTAAGCTTTCGACCAGTAATTCCGAAGGTACGCCTCCCTTCTACCCAGTCCCTTGATCATACCTCTGTGAAATCACCTAAAGATGCAGCCGGCTTCAGAAGCGACCTTCGCAACTATAACGGCGCTTTCAGACATCGACATCAATCCGTCTGGGGACTCAAAGGCATTCGATCTGTTACCCATTTGCAGCCGAGTTTTATCATCTCATCAGATTCATTTTGTCTGCGCCTGGAGACGCCTCTATTTATGCTCAGGTCGGTATGTCCGAACTTAACCAAGATAGCAGAGTCCAGCAACTTAACAGAATTGAAATGCCTTCAACTACTGTGATCGGCCTTAACGAAGATAGCAGAGTCCACCAACTTAACAGAGTTGAAATGCCGTCAACTACTGTGATCGGCAATCCTCAGGCGGATTGAGCAGATGTCGCTGCGTGTAGATTTTTATATCAAATAACTCCTAACAGTTAAGGCAAGACTGCAGCGAGAGCCTCATGTAAGTGCGTTTTACTTCACAGTTGTATAATATAGCTAACGTTTCCGCTGTAGGCAAATCTGCTCACGCCTACTAAACCCGAAACAACATGATCATCGTCGATACAATCTCCCTACAGTGGATGACGTCGCGGCTACCATGCAAGCTCTGAAATAGAACCTAGCAGCGGCCGTGGGACCATACAGGAAACCTATGGAAGTAAAAAATCTCAACGTGTGAGCGAGAAAAGCCGCCACTTTTTACacctccatttcattctGGTTTATCACCAGCGAGGGAGAATATGGATGGTATTCCTAGATCCCATCTCGCTGAAGGGCGTAACTACCCATCATCAGTTATAGAACTTACATCCTCTGCTAACATCGTCATTTCACGATGAGGCAGGAACGGTACAAAGAGTCCCTATGGAGCAATCCTATGCCTTAAGGTCTTTTTGAGCGCCCAGGCAGTTTTAATGCGCTCTTCAATATGGGCCTCTTTTTCAAAAGTTGACAGTAGACACTTACTCCGCTCCAAATCTTAATGAGAATGCCTCCTCCTAGCCTTGATAATACGCCAAGCAACGGGCCCGAGTCACAACACATCATTTATTCAACTACGCCACCTATCTCAACAGGTAAACTACCGAAACCCCCTCTCTTAAATTGCGCACTCCTTCAAACTACACAAAGTGACATTCTAATCCATTGTTCGTCATAGCACCTACAGATAGATCACATGTACTGTCCAACAAACCACCCAACCTAATGAGAACTACTAGATGTAACCTCATACCCCTTTGAGTGCTAGGTTTTGTCGCCCATTCCAATGCCGATGGGAATACTTTACAGTAACTGGTTTGGGATGACGATCTATGTGGTGAATTAAGACCCAGCCCAGCGCATCACACGCTTACATACGTAGAACGATAGGGCCAGCgacatgatcatgatcTGAACATTTTCAATACACCACTTCGTGTCTCCGTTGAAAAAGTACAAgtcttttgtcttttccctttcacgATGGCCAATGGGTTGAATTGTAGGGCCCAGTTTTAAGAAAGATCGATGGTCTCCATGTCACGGCACTGAGCCTGCCTCGCCGTGTAATTTGTGAATACGCCAGACAGCTCAATAATTAACTTACCCCTCAGAAAAGGGAGGAACATGGGTCTAGGATCAAATGAGCCACTGTACATATGTAAAATGCATCATAATACGTACCACACATTTGGATGAACGAACACGTCCATTCTCATTAACAAAACCACCCAAACGCTTTAGCTGCCCAGAATTCCCAAAATTAACTTGGTGCAATTGAATTATTTACCCGAAAAACCGCGAAGTCTTTCGTGGGTCATCActtgtatatatataatatATATGATTCCACAGCTGGCATTTGGTAGGTAAAAGCGAGGCAGCACGTTGTGTGCATGAATGAATGAGTGAGGTATAATTCTTTTAAAAATCTCCATCAATGGTATTTATTCCATTATTAATGCATATGCCAACAATTAACGTACCGGGCAGATTAGATTAGTGGTTGGCGATAGAAGGCGTCGTCGCCCGATGATCGTCGTCAGTGGTCCCATTGAGCGCTAATGACTGATGAGTGAGCTGTTTACACCAGCGAAACAAATCCCACTTGTTTCTGACGCACATTGCACGTTTACAGTTTCTTTGAATTACCTCTAAACTGCACGATGAGTCAGCAAAATTAATAAATATACATATTCATAGTTTAAGCATAATGGCTTTCAGTTTTGTATGCAGCATTCTTTCTCTTTGTAGACTGTTGTTATCTTCACTAAATCTGGCAAACGACCGTGTTGCACTCCGATTAACCCCTTACAAAATGATAAGACCAGCAATGCCCAAAGCCAAACTAAGAGCGCCCAATCCAACAACTTCCTTAATAGCCCCACTAGTACCACTGGAAGAACTAGTGGCAGCCGCGCTGGTTGCAGTAGCACTACCGCTTGATGTGGAGCTAGCATTGGAAGTTCTGGAGGCGTCATCGGTACAAGTTTCATTGGATGGAACCTCGTAGCCCTGAATAAGAACGAGGTCGGAGCATTGGTAGAGGTCGCCATCCCCCTGGATAGATCTCATCAGTTTTGATTTATGGATTAGGTGGATCTGTAACTCACTCCGTCGTATTGAATTTGCAAAGTGACTTCCGAGCCGTTAGTGAGACCTACGTTGAGACTTTCGAGATCGATGTTAAAACACTTTTCACCCTGTGTTACTTGGAAGATATTACTGGCAAGGGGGATGATGGTGCCATTGCTGGTAGTGTTGAAGTCGTCAAAGCTTGTAGGGTTGGAGctggtggagatgaaggcAACAACAGTAGCGAGAGAATGATGAGAGTTAATATGGACTTCCCGAAGGTCAGTGCGAGTCGTGTGAACAAGAACATGGATATGCGAGCGTACCAGGGCCAGAACCGAGCGGGAATGGCTGCCGAGGTCCAACAGTACTGAAACCGCCACAAAATTGACCTTCGATGTCAGAGACGAACCCACGGGATTCCTAAAGAACACTCAGTAAGCGTAACATGTACTGTATCATAATTTTGAATTGATTACTACTCACAGGGAAGTCAAGGGTGAAGTGAGCGAGGGCTGTGGAAGCGATGAAAGAAGTAATAAGGATAAACTTTAGCGCGAACATGGCGGAGATGTAAGGACCGTTGAAGGGGGTGTTGTCACGAAAggtggatgacgaggaggaatcGCTGGGTATTATATACTTTTCAAGACAGTCATTTTAGGGCGTTTAATAGTACGTATTCCGAGTATTGACAACGCGCTCTCTTGGTAAATTGTTCCCGCTGATCCGCTGATAAACTATGTTAATTGGTCTGACGATCGGTACCTGAACGACTTGGCCTCACCAGGGCGAGCCATTTTCTTGCGTGTCTTTGATGATTGAGCCATTACATTACGCgtactactactactacaTTATCTATTACCGAATAGATTAGATaaacaaaagaaaagcCAGCAGTTCAGTTACTACTATACAACATATGCTTAGATTACCAGTACCCAGCATGACTCTGAAAGTGGATTTCTAAGCATTCATGCAAGGGGCAAGCCCGTACGAGCTCCGCTTCAAGTTGTTCGCACTTATTTGTAAATGTTGTAAAGAAAATGTTGAATTTCGAAATGGACGAAAATggctcatcttctttcgtttGATTTTGCGGCAAATCGCGATCGTTCTTCACGTACGTATAACAATCGGCCAATAAACATAAATTAGTAATTATTATAATAATATACTTAAATAATTATTTATTACACTTAGGTGGAGGGTCAATGTACTTTAATTTATAGGATAATAAACGCGGATTGTACACACAAATATCCATAAATCATTACAAATTGACTAAAAATTATTACGTATTTTCTCTTTAATTATCAATGAGATGGGAGTCATTTTTCTGAATTTATTTACCTCTCGTGTTTTCTTCTGTCAGACGTCTATTCGAGATTATCAAAGACATAATGAATTCGTCTTGCCCCCCTTTGCAATGAAAGATGACACCGCCCTTGTGACCCTCGCGGCTCTATTCTTTcgtgaatgatgatgaggaggttATGACTCAGTAGTAGTGTGTTCATATAAATAGGTATCTTACAACAACTGCTCATTAcgatttcttctttcttaaATAATTAAGGGTGCAATCCAACTGGTATTAATATGTATAAAAAATAAGTAAGTTGTCAAGTGGTATTACGTAATATCAAACAGTTAAGCGCCTTAAGCCTTGGGTTACAAGCTTACATAACGCGCAAAAATGTCCGGAGAGTAATGCTGTTATCGAGTTTGTTCTATAATTGAGCTtcattcctctttctttctcccttctcccttcttcaccagtGAACGTCACTCGAGGGGTTCCTTCTCTATCCATCTCTGTCTTCGAAAGCCCATACTGCCTCACATCTAGCTTAGTCACCTCCTGTCGCACGAGACCCTCCTCAAGATACCTTCCAAGAGATTGATCGCGAAGGCATTTGGGCTCGGTCGACTTTTACCCCCTTATCGAACCTCTGCCACCCCCCCTTCGTCCACCAAGGGGATCTTCCCCCGTATCGGGACCAAATTGAAGCAGGTACAGCGTCGAAGTGCATACAACTGTTTCCTCAAACCAGTGTCCAGCTGTCAATCGTACCAACAAAAAATTGAGCCCCTCAGGAAGTCATTCCGAACAGACGACTCCCTGAGAGACTTCCGAACACGACTAGTGAAATCCATTTTGATATTAAGTTACACCATGTCTAAAGCTACCTCCGGAGAAGCATCGGTACCTTCGCCCACCCAATCTTTCTCGGAATATCTACCTTTTTTGACTGCCGCTCTAGACCGTCTCACCACCAATGCCGCCTCTCTGCCCGACAAGACCGATCTAAATTTTCATCGAAGTCTCGATAGAAGGTTCAACAAGGATGTAGAGAAGACAAGCGAGAGGCTACTGGGTATGACTGAGAGGATACTGGATCTTATCGAAAGGAGTCAAAAAGAAGCCAGACAGGGTAGAGATAAAGGGAAAACAGCTAAAGTGATGATAAGGCGGAGGAAGTTGGAAGACCAAGATGACATAATAGATGGGTATAGAGGTGCAGTACAGGGTGTAATAGACGGTTTGCTTGAAGATGCGGTACGTCGATCTTTACCACTTTGCCCTTGCTGTTCTAATATCTCAAAGGATATCAACCTTGATGAATTGAGAGGAGGCAAGGGGAAAACGGCTGTTACAGTCAAGCCTGCCCTGGTTGCCCAAGCTGGTAAAAAAGTCAGTGAATCGCATTATACCCTTACTTGTTATGCTCACCATATAGTACAGATTCCCGGCCCATTCACTGAGCGTCTGCCAGCAAATATTATTCATGCGTCTGATCTCACCAAACCTcagcttctcttccatGACGCTCCTGACAATGCTCGGACTTCTGAATCCTGGAAGCCGTCTCTAACGACCAAGCCCCATGCTATGGTCCCTCTTGGATTCAAGGCACCTCTCGATTATGAGTTGAcctcggaagaagagatggaccCGTCAAAGGCAGCTCTAAGACGCGAGAAAGAGATTCGCGCCCGAACGCACCCCTATTATTATGAAACTAAACACTTACCATACCCCACTTCATTGTTTATTGATTCAAAGCCTGTACCCCCTCAGAGCTTCGATGAGACGCCTTTCGAGTTTGTCGACACGCCGGAAAAACTTCATCGAATGGTTGAAAAACTCAAGCAGGCAAAAGAAATCGCTGTTGATCTGGAGCATCACGACATGCGAAGCTATGCAGGTTTCACTTGCTTGATCCAAATTTCGACTAGAGAAAGCGATTGGGTCGTAGACACGCTGGCGCTCAGGAAGGAAATCCAGCAAGATAAGTTTGGAGACGTTTTCACCGACCCTACTATTGTCAAGGTAAGACGGCTTTTACATCCATTACCGTCTTGTACTCATACACTGATGTCTTCTAGGTCTTTCATGGTGCCGATAGTGATATCATCTGGCTCCAACGGGATTTCGAAATCTTTGTGGTCAATTTGTTCGATACATATAGCGCCTGTGTCGTCCTTGGTGCGctatatcttcttcttggtatCACTCATGTCTAACTTGATATCTATTGTAGAAATGCCACAGCGATCTCTCTCAgcccttcttcagcatTATTGTAACTTTGAGGCCGACAAAAGATATCAGCGGGCCGATTGGCGAATTCGTCCTTTGCCAGATGGCATGTTGTATTACGCTCGATCTGACAcccatttcctcctttttaTCTACGACAATCTGCGCAACGCCCTTCTTCACAAgtcttctcgtccttcttcgccagcTAACTGTGGTACTATCGTCCTGGATAGCGCCAGGCCTAATCCTCAAGAAGCTATGCGCGAAGTCCTTGGCAAGTCTGCTGATACGGCATTGAAAATGTATGAAAGAGATTCGTACGATATAGTGACGGGGCGAGGTTCTGGGGGTTGGCTGGCTGCAGGGAAAAAGTGGCTACCTAAAGGAGAGATTGAGCAAGAGTCTGGCTGGGTTTGGAGACATTTGCATGATTGGCGAGATAGAGTggcgagagagatggatgaaagTCCTTTGTGAGTAGAGCATTGTTCTTTCGGAAATTTATGCTAATGGTATTTTCGACAGCTATATTATGCCCAACAATATGTTACGAGATGTTAGTACGGCTGATAATACCGCCAACCTCAGTCGTATAATCAGAAGAGATCGAGCTCCTATTGCTGCTCAATATATTCCTGAAATTACATCTATCGTTGTCGCCGCGAAGGAAAAATTCAAGGAAATCACGGCTGAGCGAGCAGCTAATCCTCAAATtcaggagatggagaagatagGAGCGAAGGAAATCGGAGCGAATGATGTGAAGAAGATCCCGGTTGCGGCACTGGCCGTTCCATCTGTACCCCTAGCAAGCACCACCTCAAATATATGGGACGTCGCTGCTAAACCTACCTCTACTAGAACAAATGCCAAGTCAGGTCTTTTCGGCTCTGCCATCAAATTCTCTCAACCGAAGCATGCTTCGGGTTATATTACCGCTTCAAAATCAGGGCAATCAGCTTTGTTCGGGGTGACACTAGACCGAGCAAGCAATCAgaaatcatcatctgctgcTTTGAACCTCCGTGAGAGGGAATTATCCCCCGGTTTCCTCAAGGTCATGGAATCTATGCGCATGGACTTGCATCCCAAAAGTATGACCTCGGGAAGCAGCGAAGGCGATGGTAAAATGGGGCTGAACCCTGAAACCGTGCCGTTTATCCCTTCCAACCAAAGAAAGACGACGGCGACGTCTTCCTTGGAAGTGAGGGGGAAGAAACCCTTAGGTTTGACGTCGGAGTCAGCGCACCCCCAATCCGGCCAGAAAGccagctcctccaccgCATATGCACCAACTTCCGGTATCACTTCAACGCTCATCAAAGAAATGTCTCCTCAAAAGTCATCAAAATCTGGAACAGTTGATGAGGGCGTTGTTCAGGTGAAAAAatcaaaaaaacaaaagaaaagagagcGAGCTTCTACGACCGATAGAGCCGGCGATGACAGCGATAGTAAAAAGGCAAAGTTGGGCACTGACGGCGATGGAGAGTTCGGTGCTGCCACGCCGCCAGCTCAGGCCGTAATCCCGTCTGTTGAGCTTTTGAACACAGTAATTGTTGGGGAGGGTGGCAACGCAAATAAAAGTACAGCTtccaagaacaagaagaagaaggtgaagcCCGAAGATATACCAGCATTTGATTATGCCAGCCAACCTAATTTGTTGGATCAACCACACTCTGTGATCGCCCAGGATGatgcaaagaagaagaaaaagaagttCAAGGAAGCAAGGCCTTCAGGTAAGTCCTCCCACCGCTTCCTACGCCCTGGGTTGCATCACTTATCGTCATCGTTCAGGAGCTGGGATCGTTGAGGTACCGACGTTCGGGGCGAGACCTGCGAGAGACTTGAGCCAGCCTAAGCAGGGTAATAAGTCTGGGACCTTTGCTAGATAGACAGGGATCTAAAGACGTAATTTGCAAATTTGATGAGTTTATGGATTAACGGAGATGGCTTCACAGCTCGCGTGCGCTGCATTGCACTGAGACATGTCACATACGATCTCAACAAGGTATGTGGATATGGCTCACGGTGAGGGCCGGGCAACGAGGAACGGCGGAGGATCGTTGATGAAGACTAGTTGGTGGCAatcttcttgcctcttGCCTCATTATCTAATGGCTACTACTTATATGCTATATGGCTCTATAAAATACTCTTCTAGAAGCAAATAAATGAAGCTTGCGCGATCCAATTTTTTGAATTGTTTTCGCCAGTTACCATTTTCACTATGGGACCCAAAGTGGTTTGTTTTGAACCTTTGACGCTTTTCCGGATTGTTTTAAAACGCCTGTCCCTGGATGACCATTTCACCTTTCTATTTAGCGGATTGTTTTAAAACGCCTGTCCCTGGATGGCCATCTCACctttatttttatttatttttatttatttagCGCAACAGCGCGAATTGCCGAAAACCTTTGACCGTGACCGTTGAAATAAAGCCTTAACTAATTGCTCTACTATGGTGCATGCAATATTTATAATTCTTCACATTCTTTTATTACGTATGTAACATATTAAAGGAGTTATTTAGAAATTCATTTCAGAGTGGCGACTTATAATAGTTGAGAAAACTGATGATGTAATCAGATCTTGCATCTGCGTTTCAGTTGTCAATGGAATTTGTCAATTGTTGGCGTTAACTCCTTTTATGACCGACGGACTGTATCGTCTGCATATCTTGAATGGTGGTCGATCTGCACCTTTGTCAGATTCATCATCGCGCGAACATGATGTCAGTCTAGGTCATAGAAAACTGTTTGATGAggcagatgaagagagtgaTATAATATGAGATTATGAGCACGTACGTAGGACTTTGACGGCAGCAGCATCATGGACTGAGTGGCAATGTGGAGCCCTTTGTCTATAAAAGCCCATAGTCCTGGTTCGACACTTCAGTCTGAACCAATGCGTGTCCCTCAACTCCAGCTTCAATGATGCGAACCAGAGGACAGGTGGGTCGAGCCACCAGTAATACTTCTCTTCTCGAAAACATATCATCCATTTTATCGCCCAATAGAGGCTGAGCCTGCGCCTAAGCGGCGTGGGCGTAAGAA includes these proteins:
- a CDS encoding hypothetical protein (HMMPfam hit to Sugar_tr, Sugar (and other) transporter, score: 140.6, E(): 3.5e-39) produces the protein MSSQFEVEKAHANVPMSAGERRRAALAEIDEASFSWFHAKACIVAGVGFFTDAYDIFSISIAATMIGYVYHNGGSNTSNQDLGIKVAHSIGTFFGQLLFGYLADHIGRKRMYGVELIIIIIGTLGQAVAGHAPGVNIYGVLIMWRFIMGIGIGGDYPVSSVITSEFAARKIRGRMMAAVFSAQGWGNFTCAIVAVIVVAAYKDSIHSQPLDDLKSVDQAWRLIIGIGCVPAVIALYFRLTIPETPRYTMDVERNIKQASQDVDAYITTGQYIADPVQINDRAEVPKASWSDFARHFGQWQNGKVLLGTSWSWFALDIAFYGLGLNSSTILSTIGFGSSTDLPTKQENIYQTLYNVAVGNIILAVGGLIPGYYFSMAFIDSWGRKPIQLMGFVLLTIIFVCMGFGYDKMLSTDPGKKAFVFLYCMANFFQNFGPNTTTFIVPGEVFPTRYRSTAHGISAASGKLGAIVAQVGFSRLINIGGTNQFLKHILEIFAFFMLTGVFSTLLLPETKNRSLEDLSQEDQENFVRNSGMATAVPMVQKTGTSSDDERVLAGAL
- a CDS encoding hypothetical protein (Match to ESTs gb|CF194397.1|CF194397, gb|CF193846.1|CF193846, gb|CF193427.1|CF193427); this encodes MFALKFILITSFIASTALAHFTLDFPESRGFVSDIEGQFCGGFSTVGPRQPFPLGSGPVHINSHHSLATVVAFISTSSNPTSFDDFNTTSNGTIIPLASNIFQVTQGEKCFNIDLESLNVGLTNGSEVTLQIQYDGGDGDLYQCSDLVLIQGYEVPSNETCTDDASRTSNASSTSSGSATATSAAATSSSSGTSGAIKEVVGLGALSLALGIAGLIIL
- a CDS encoding hypothetical protein (HMMPfam hit to 3_5_exonuc, 3'-5' exonuclease, score: 214.3, E(): 2.2e-61) codes for the protein MSKATSGEASVPSPTQSFSEYLPFLTAALDRLTTNAASLPDKTDLNFHRSLDRRFNKDVEKTSERLLGMTERILDLIERSQKEARQGRDKGKTAKVMIRRRKLEDQDDIIDGYRGAVQGVIDGLLEDAVRRSLPLCPCCSNISKDINLDELRGGKGKTAVTVKPALVAQAGKKVSESHYTLTCYAHHIVQIPGPFTERLPANIIHASDLTKPQLLFHDAPDNARTSESWKPSLTTKPHAMVPLGFKAPLDYELTSEEEMDPSKAALRREKEIRARTHPYYYETKHLPYPTSLFIDSKPVPPQSFDETPFEFVDTPEKLHRMVEKLKQAKEIAVDLEHHDMRSYAGFTCLIQISTRESDWVVDTLALRKEIQQDKFGDVFTDPTIVKVFHGADSDIIWLQRDFEIFVVNLFDTYSACVVLEMPQRSLSALLQHYCNFEADKRYQRADWRIRPLPDGMLYYARSDTHFLLFIYDNLRNALLHKSSRPSSPANCGTIVLDSARPNPQEAMREVLGKSADTALKMYERDSYDIVTGRGSGGWLAAGKKWLPKGEIEQESGWVWRHLHDWRDRVAREMDESPFYIMPNNMLRDVSTADNTANLSRIIRRDRAPIAAQYIPEITSIVVAAKEKFKEITAERAANPQIQEMEKIGAKEIGANDVKKIPVAALAVPSVPLASTTSNIWDVAAKPTSTRTNAKSGLFGSAIKFSQPKHASGYITASKSGQSALFGVTLDRASNQKSSSAALNLRERELSPGFLKVMESMRMDLHPKSMTSGSSEGDGKMGLNPETVPFIPSNQRKTTATSSLEVRGKKPLGLTSESAHPQSGQKASSSTAYAPTSGITSTLIKEMSPQKSSKSGTVDEGVVQVKKSKKQKKRERASTTDRAGDDSDSKKAKLGTDGDGEFGAATPPAQAVIPSVELLNTVIVGEGGNANKSTASKNKKKKVKPEDIPAFDYASQPNLLDQPHSVIAQDDAKKKKKKFKEARPSGAGIVEVPTFGARPARDLSQPKQGNKSGTFAR